In a single window of the Arachis hypogaea cultivar Tifrunner chromosome 6, arahy.Tifrunner.gnm2.J5K5, whole genome shotgun sequence genome:
- the LOC112756179 gene encoding disease resistance protein ADR1-like, whose protein sequence is MALNDFFAGEIATELMKMLISISRKSLLCRTSADQLRTYINELLPTIQEIKYSGVELPADRQRQLDRFSEILRSGVELSHKVLNSNRWNVYKNLQLAKKMEKLEKTVSRFVQGPMQAHILADVHHARVEMAERFDRVDASNQRLEQYFSAMKIGVGGGGWIEEAVSSMEVDESGVEGNLGNLGVGLELGKKKVKEMVIGRNDIWVVGICGIGGSGKTTLAREVCKDEQVRSHFKERILFLTVSQSPNVEQLRAKIWGFIMGNQGFISSNYVVPQRMPQTECRSEVQRLIVLDDVWSLSVLEYLVCRVHGCKFIVVSRERFPTIFNATYEVELLSKEEALALFCHHAFGQKSIPLDADSNLVNQVVTECGRLPLALKVIGASLRDQTEMFWASVKNRLSQGQSIGESYEINLIDRMAISTNHLPEMIKECFLDLCSFPEDKKIPLDVLTNMWVEIHDIDQKEAFAIVVELSNKNLLTLVKEARAGGMYSSCFEISVTQHDILRDLALNLSNRSSIRERRRLVMPKREDHGRLPKQWLRYKDRPFEAQIVSVHTGEMKEEDWCHLEFPNAEVLIINFTSNEYYLPPFIAKMPNLRSLIIINYSASYASLHNVSVFQNLTNLRSLWLEKVSTPQLSGTIMKSLGKLFIVLCKLNNSLEGKEANLAQAFPNLSELTLDHCDDVTELPSSICEIHSLQNLSLTNCHNLTKLPSELGKLRSLGILRLYACPELKSLPSSICDMIKLKYIDISQCVNLAMFPNEIGKLVNLEKIDMRECPMIKSLPKSTVSLKNLRLVICDEEVQEVWNEVEKAKPNLHIKVSEQYYDLDWLKE, encoded by the exons ATGGCTCTGAACGACTTCTTCGCCGGCGAGATCGCGACGGAGCTCATGAAGATGCTGATAAGCATATCACGCAAGTCACTCCTCTGCAGAACAAGCGCTGATCAGCTCAGAACTTACATCAACGAACTACTCCCTACCATTCAAGAGATCAAGTACTCCGGCGTCGAGCTTCCCGCCGATAGGCAGCGCCAGCTCGACCGCTTTTCCGAGATTCTTCGCTCCGGCGTCGAGCTCTCACATAAG GTTCTTAATTCGAACCGGTGGAACGTGTACAAGAACTTGCAGCTAGCGAAGAAGATGGAGAAGCTTGAGAAGACCGTGTCACGGTTTGTGCAAGGTCCAATGCAAGCTCACATATTGGCTGATGTGCACCACGCCCGGGTCGAGATGGCCGAGAGGTTCGACCGGGTCGATGCGTCGAACCAGAGGCTAGAGCAGTACTTTAGTGCCATGAAGATAGGAGTGGGAGGAGGAGGGTGGATAGAGGAGGCTGTGAGCAGCATGGAGGTGGATGAGAGTGGGGTGGAGGGTAATTTGGGGAATTTAGGTGTAGGTTTGGAACTTGGAAAGAAGAAGGTTAAGGAAATGGTAATTGGAAGGAATGATATTTGGGTTGTTGGGATTTGTGGGATTGGTGGCTCGGGGAAGACTACACTTGCTAGAGAAGTATGCAAAGATGAACAAGTCAGAA GTCATTTCAAGGAAAGAATCTTGTTCCTAACAGTCTCACAATCTCCAAATGTTGAGCAACTAAGAGCAAAGATATGGGGTTTCATTATGGGAAACCAAGGCTTCAtaagttcaaattatgttgttccTCAAAGAATGCCACAAACTGAATGCAGGAGTGAAGTTCAAAGATTGATTGTTCTTGATGATGTTTGGTCCCTCTCTGTGTTAGAATATCTTGTGTGCAGAGTACATGGTTGCAAGTTCATTGTGGTTTCGAGAGAGAGATTTCCAACAATTTTCAATGCTACTTATGAAGTGGAATTGCTGAGTAAAGAGGAAGCATTAGCTTTGTTCTGTCACCATGCTTTTGGTCAAAAATCAATTCCTTTGGATGCTGATAGCAATTTGGTCAACCAG GTTGTGACCGAATGTGGAAGGCTTCCGTTGGCTCTTAAAGTGATCGGAGCTTCATTGCGCGATCAGACCGAGATGTTCTGGGCTAGTGTCAAGAACAGGCTATCTCAAGGACAAAGCATTGGTGAATCCTATGAAATCAACCTCATTGATAGAATGGCAATCAGCACAAATCACTTACCAGAAATGATCAAAGAATGCTTTTTAGATCTTTGTTCATTCCCAGAGGATAAGAAGATTCCACTAGATGTTCTCACTAATATGTGGGTTGAAATCCATGATATTGATCAGAAAGAAGCTTTTGCAATTGTTGTGGAGCTCTCAAACAAGAATCTTCTCACATTAGTGAAAGAAGCTCG TGCTGGTGGCATGTATAGCAGCTGCTTTGAGATATCTGTTACTCAGCATGATATACTGAGAGACCTTGCTCTTAATTTGAGCAATCGCAGCAGCATCCGTGAACGCCGCCGATTAGTTATGCCTAAACGAGAAGATCACGGCCGACTGCCTAAACAATGGTTGAGATATAAGGACAGGCCATTTGAGGCTCAGATCGTTTCAGTTCACACAG GTGAAATGAAAGAAGAAGATTGGTGTCACCTTGAGTTTCCTAATGCCGAAGTTTTGATAATCAATTTCACATCCAATGAATACTACTTACCTCCCTTCATTGCAAAAATGCCAAATTTGAGGTCATTAATTATCATAAACTATAGTGCATCATATGCTTCCCTTCACAATGTATCAGTTTTTCAGAATTTGACCAATCTTAGAAGCCTTTGGCTTGAAAAAGTTTCAACCCCTCAATTATCAGGCACTATAATGAAAAGCTTAGGGAAATTATTCATAGTCCTATGCAAATTAAATAATAGTTTAGAGGGTAAAGAAGCAAACCTAGCACAAGCATTTCCTAACCTAAGTGAACTCACTCTTGATCATTGTGATGATGTTACTGAATTACCCTCAAGCATTTGTGAGATACATTCACTTCAAAACTTGAGTCTCACAAACTGTCACAATTTGACCAAATTGCCCTCAGAACTAGGCAAGCTAAGATCACTTGGGATACTAAGACTGTATGCTTGTCCAGAACTGAAATCACTTCCTAGTAGCATATGTGACATGATTAAGTTGAAGTATATAGACATATCTCAATGTGTTAACCTTGCAATGTTCCCTAATGAGATTGGAAAATTGGTGAATTTAGAGAAGATTGACATGAGGGAATGCCCTATGATTAAGAGTTTACCAAAATCAACAGTGTCATTGAAGAATCTGAGGCTTGTGATATGTGATGAGGAGGTACAAGAGGTTTGGAATGAGGTTGAGAAGGCAAAGCCAAATCTCCACATTAAAGTCTCAGAGCAATACTATGATTTGGATTGGCTTAAAGAGTGA